Proteins encoded in a region of the Deefgea piscis genome:
- the pyrE gene encoding orotate phosphoribosyltransferase produces the protein MTDFRRDFIRFAVEQQVLCFGDFITKAGRASPYFFNAGLFSDGTSVGELARFYAQAALASGVEFDVLFGPAYKGIVLASATAVALSSAGHNVPFVFNRKEAKDHGEGGVLVGAPLKGRVMIIDDVISAGTSVRESVNMIRAAGAEPAGVLIALDRMERGQGDLSAVQEVEQQFGIPVIPIATLQDLLGFLAEQKGMTDNLDRVQSYRRQYGID, from the coding sequence ATGACTGATTTTCGCCGCGACTTCATCCGTTTTGCTGTAGAGCAACAAGTACTTTGTTTTGGCGATTTTATCACCAAAGCAGGCCGTGCTTCGCCGTACTTTTTTAATGCCGGACTTTTTAGCGATGGCACTTCAGTTGGTGAATTAGCGCGATTTTACGCGCAGGCTGCGCTGGCCTCGGGTGTGGAGTTCGATGTTTTATTTGGACCTGCGTATAAAGGCATTGTCCTGGCATCCGCGACAGCGGTCGCACTATCAAGCGCAGGGCATAATGTGCCCTTCGTGTTTAACCGTAAAGAAGCGAAAGATCACGGCGAAGGCGGCGTATTGGTTGGCGCGCCATTAAAGGGTCGGGTGATGATTATTGATGATGTGATCTCGGCAGGTACTTCAGTACGAGAATCGGTCAATATGATTCGTGCCGCGGGCGCCGAGCCAGCTGGGGTGTTGATTGCATTGGATCGCATGGAACGTGGGCAAGGTGATTTGTCAGCAGTGCAAGAGGTCGAGCAACAGTTTGGTATTCCGGTTATTCCGATTGCGACGTTACAAGATTTATTGGGATTTCTTGCAGAACAAAAAGGAATGACTGACAATCTAGATAGAGTACAAAGTTATCGCCGTCAGTATGGCATTGATTAA
- the ppgK gene encoding polyphosphate--glucose phosphotransferase encodes MIENNEPVRAVLGIDIGGTGIKGAPVNVATGEFLAERHRIDTPQPATPEAIGQVLKQLVDHFAWTGPVGCTFPAIVHNGVTLSAANVDQSWILAPAQDILAQATGLPLVLMNDADAAGLAEVVFGAAKGRQGKTIVITLGTGIGSALIVDGQLVSNTEFGHLIFPSDEIAEKYCSAKVKEESGMKWPAFTERLNQYLLHLQLLFSPDFLIIGGGISKKHEKFIPNLKGLRFPVVPADLKNDAGIVGAALEAARQSGI; translated from the coding sequence ATGATTGAAAATAATGAACCAGTCCGCGCGGTACTCGGTATTGATATCGGTGGCACGGGCATTAAAGGCGCACCGGTGAACGTAGCCACTGGTGAGTTCTTGGCTGAGCGACATCGCATTGATACGCCTCAACCTGCTACGCCGGAGGCGATTGGACAAGTACTCAAGCAATTGGTCGATCATTTTGCCTGGACAGGACCGGTGGGCTGTACTTTTCCGGCGATTGTGCACAACGGAGTAACGCTGTCGGCCGCCAATGTTGATCAGAGCTGGATTTTGGCGCCGGCACAAGATATTTTGGCTCAAGCGACGGGCTTGCCCTTGGTGTTGATGAACGATGCGGATGCGGCGGGTTTGGCAGAAGTCGTATTTGGTGCTGCGAAAGGCCGGCAGGGCAAAACGATAGTAATTACATTAGGAACAGGGATTGGCAGTGCATTGATTGTTGATGGCCAGTTGGTGAGCAATACTGAATTTGGGCATCTTATTTTTCCAAGTGACGAGATTGCTGAAAAATATTGCTCAGCCAAAGTAAAAGAAGAAAGTGGCATGAAATGGCCGGCATTTACTGAGCGTTTAAATCAATATTTACTGCATTTACAATTATTATTTTCACCAGACTTTTTGATTATTGGCGGTGGAATTAGTAAAAAGCACGAAAAATTTATTCCCAATTTAAAAGGTTTACGTTTTCCTGTCGTACCAGCAGATTTAAAAAATGATGCCGGAATTGTCGGAGCGGCGCTTGAGGCGGCACGGCAGAGTGGTATTTAA